From one Solanum stenotomum isolate F172 chromosome 12, ASM1918654v1, whole genome shotgun sequence genomic stretch:
- the LOC125846407 gene encoding probable xyloglucan galactosyltransferase GT17 — protein sequence MWRKNHLKSIRKEKDEEYALGKKLVVTSLKDIQLHLKVIVLFTTSFMIWFLFLLVFSPKRVSNPIRVFLSTPPAECKDNFSVYIYNLPSKYNFDLLRDCTSLNIYTDMCPHVTNNGLGSPLPQMGSSWFTTHQLIAELIIHARIQNHPCLTEDAHKSTLFYVPFYGGLHASSKFREPNYTTRDALAVELVEYIQEQKWWKRNSGKDHFMAFGRTAWDFMRSDEVADFGANKLLNMSPVKNNMSVLVVERHPWEGHNQYGIPYPSYFHPSTSSEMVEWQNNMSYIDRIHLFSFVGAPRTGKKKVVTRDKVIKQCEESSKCLILKCGHGPSKCHNPREVVKVMMTSNFCLQVLGDSYTRRSTFDSMLAGCIPVFFSNHTAYSQYKWFLPSDPTTYSVYIDLERNHSIRIEEELLKIPMDEVERKRRTVIELIPTFTYAHPNSTSYGFKDVVDVALKALSDHVTSLLRSPTLLDLP from the coding sequence ATGTGGAGAAAAAATCATCTGAAATCTATTAGAAAGGAGAAAGATGAAGAATACGCATTAGGAAAGAAACTAGTTGTGACATCTCTAAAAGATATTCAACTCCATTTGAAAGTCATCGTACTTTTCACAACTTCCTTCATGATTTGGTTTCTTTTCCTCTTAGTATTTTCGCCCAAAAGAGTATCAAATCCAATCCGAGTATTCCTCTCAACTCCTCCAGCAGAATGCAAAGACAATTTCTCTGTCTACATATACAATCTTCCATCCAAGTACAATTTTGATCTCTTGAGAGATTGTACTAGTTTGAATATCTACACAGATATGTGCCCTCATGTTACAAATAATGGTCTCGGAAGTCCACTCCCTCAAATGGGTTCTAGTTGGTTTACCACTCATCAACTCATCGCTGAATTGATCATTCATGCTCGAATTCAGAACCATCCTTGTCTTACAGAGGATGCACATAAATCAACTCTATTTTATGTTCCTTTTTATGGGGGCCTCCATGCCTCGAGCAAGTTTCGCGAGCCAAATTATACCACCCGTGATGCATTGGCTGTCGAATTGGTGGAGTATATACAAGAGCAAAAGTGGTGGAAGAGGAATAGTGGTAAAGACCATTTCATGGCTTTTGGAAGAACTGCTTGGGATTTCATGAGGAGTGATGAAGTTGCCGATTTCGGTGCGAACAAGTTGTTGAACATGTCCCCTGTGAAGAATAATATGTCAGTACTTGTTGTTGAAAGACATCCTTGGGAAGGACATAATCAATATGGAATTCCTTACCCCTCGTATTTCCATCCATCAACCTCGTCTGAGATGGTTGAATGGCAGAATAATATGAGTTATATAGATAGgattcatttattttcatttgttgGGGCTCCGCGGACAGGAAAGAAAAAAGTTGTGACGAGAGACAAAGTCATAAAACAGTGTGAGGAGTCAAGTaagtgtttgattttgaaatgtGGACATGGACCAAGTAAATGTCACAACCCGAGAGAAGTTGTTAAAGTGATGATGACATCTAATTTTTGCTTGCAAGTCTTAGGTGATTCATATACTCGACGTTCTACCTTTGATTCCATGCTAGCTGGATGTATCCCAGTTTTCTTCTCAAATCACACCGCCTATTCACAATACAAATGGTTTTTACCTTCTGATCCTACCACATATTCCGtttacattgatttagaacGAAATCATAGCATAAGAATTGAGGAGGAGCTTCTCAAAATTCCAATGGATGAGGTAGAAAGAAAGAGGAGGACTGTCATAGAATTGATCCCAACGTTCACCTATGCACACCCTAATTCTACTTCATATGGATTTAAGGATGTTGTTGATGTTGCCCTGAAAGCACTCTCCGATCACGTTACCTCACTGTTAAGATCACCTACCTTGCTAGATCTTCCTTAG